In Paroedura picta isolate Pp20150507F chromosome 1, Ppicta_v3.0, whole genome shotgun sequence, the following are encoded in one genomic region:
- the LOC143832650 gene encoding uncharacterized protein LOC143832650 has translation MVKIFVGGLSPVVTAEELRKLFEQYGQVNECDILKNFAFVHMEKEDEAHQAISSLHKSEFFGAHLTVEYATSKIRNATKIYVGNVSAKATTAQIRQLFERFGKVVECDIVKNYAFVHMAKEREAMDAILNLNDTPLEDQKIFVTLSKSNGSLRATKGATVATPTTPTPSYYFSRGRIPTPAPTYTPYCPRAWYDREYCDRYSYELYDRARAAYDRALPPPAATAAPAAYRERSPVGRRTATPTAVVAQYTDPYAAAAAAAAAAANQTYSQAYSQPGYAAAAAAAYSQYSIGTAYNVAEYYERYASAYAAQYAQTF, from the coding sequence ATGGTGAAGATCTTCGTTGGGGGGCTGTCTCCGGTGGTCACGGCCGAAGAGCTGCGCAAGCTGTTCGAGCAGTACGGCCAGGTGAACGAGTGCGACATCCTGAAGAACTTTGCCTTTGTGCACATGGAGAAGGAGGACGAGGCGCACCAGGCCATCAGCTCCCTGCACAAAAGCGAGTTCTTCGGGGCCCACTTGACGGTGGAGTATGCCACCTCCAAGATCCGCAACGCCACCAAAATCTACGTGGGCAACGTTTCTGCCAAGGCCACCACGGCCCAGATCAGGCAGCTCTTTGAGAGGTTCGGCAAGGTGGTGGAGTGCGACATCGTGAAGAACTACGCCTTCGTCCACATGGCTAAGGAACGGGAAGCGATGGACGCCATCTTGAACCTGAACGACACCCCCTTGGAGGACCAGAAGATCTTCGTCACCCTCTCCAAGAGCAACGGCTCCCTCCGGGCCACTAAAGGGGCCACTGTAGCCACCCCAACGACCCCGACCCCGAGCTACTACTTCTCCCGGGGCCGCATCCCCACTCCCGCCCCGACGTACACCCCCTACTGCCCCCGGGCCTGGTATGACAGAGAGTATTGCGACCGCTACTCCTATGAGCTCTACGACCGGGCCCGGGCAGCCTATGACAGGGCCTTGCCTCCCCCAGCAGCAACCGCCGCCCCAGCTGCCTACAGGGAAAGAAGCCCTGTGGGCAGGCGGACAGCAACCCCCACTGCTGTAGTGGCCCAGTACACCGATCCTTATGCTGCCGCGGCagcggctgccgccgccgccgccaaccaAACATACAGCCAAGCCTACAGCCAGCCCGGGTAtgcagccgccgctgccgccgcctacTCCCAGTACAGCATAGGCACCGCCTACAACGTGGCGGAATACTACGAGAGGTACGCCAGTGCCTACGCTGCCCAGTATGCGCAGACGTTCTGA